The stretch of DNA ATCATACATTCTTGGCAGCAGCGCTGAAGGCTTCCCTGTGGGTTATATCAGGATTGACAGACTTGATGCGTTGGATCTCGTCCCTGCAGCagatgtaccattcagatttattTCACTTTATTAATAACATTAACACATAAGAAAATTAATACTACatatttgaaattgaatatgaaattaaataacCATAGAGACATAGAAAATGGTTTTAAATGATGAGTACTCACTTGATGAAGCGATTGTACGCTGAAGGAACTCTCTGCCTTTTCTCTGGAGCTAGACATTAACACacaaaatcaatttcatttaCAGTAcatactatatttttaatttactaagatatattaaaaaaaaattacaaacaagatgaaaaaaaaaaaacagaaaaacataACACTGGTAGGGCAACCAAACCACCTACCAGACAAACTCCCTAGCCAACCAGAACAATAAAATCACTTTCATTTTAGTtggaaattttcattttatttaatcattttatttgattatttttccATCTCACATTcttatgattttaataaaagccaaaataattattttcatatatccATATGTCGGTGGTCTTGTAACCagaaattaacaaaaatgatattgaagtaaaatttttaaaaaagaaaaacagataTAGCTTCATGGATAAGGTCTTTGCcctaaaataatgaaataattttgggtatttttattttttcttttacaaacaATATTATTGAAGATATCCTATTTCAATCTCAATACTTATAGAAATGTTATAACTTTTAGGGTTGTAGACTTTAAAACAAGTTTTTAAGGTAATGTTGGGATAATGCTATAAAAGAGCTTCTTCCTTTTACCAAAAACAAGAGTACCTTTGTTCCAGAAAAAACCAACAACAAGAGTACCTTAACATTAATGTCAAATCAATATCAACCATATATAAAgcaaccattttttttctttgaaaaatctgaagaatattcttctaattatcatatttcttataaattataatttatactaaaaaaaaaaaaagataatgaaTCTCACGTCTGTTGATGATTGGTGGCCTTGGAAGCTCATCAGCTACAACCCTAGGAGGCATAGAGAACTCATTTGGTGCATTTGTATGGTTCATCAGAAAATTTGGAGCTGGGTTTGGCATCTCCTCCtgctacaaaaaaaaagaaatcattcATCAAAGTTTTTTTCTGGAACAAAGGGGCCCCGGTAATTCAGAGTTTGGTCTTGATAATTCATCAAAAGTTTTTGAAAgatgtaattaatttaaaattttaagtaaGAGTGGTAAAGAAAGTACAAGAAGGTTATGAGTTGGGGAGAAGAAAGAATGTCCCAAATGAAACTGATTTGGAGAAGGAAGAAGCAATGCACGCATGTTGACTGGTAAAAGATTGGTGCAATGACCACATCTCACAGTCACAGTCTTGAACAAGCTTGTGCAAGGAACACTCACctgaaaattaaattaagaaatatataagaaaaaaatgaggaagaaaaaaaaaaaaaccctagaGATGGAAATTAAGAAAGTGAGGAAAGAATGagtaaatttatatatatacagCAAGGATGGTGTCACAAATGTTGCAGTGGACATAACAAAGTTGCTCGGAAGAAGGGAGGTGGTCCAAGGAAGATAATGAAGAAGAGGATGATGACATGATGATAtgaatgataatgataataatatatattcgGTTTGATGATTGGTCTCTTGATTGACTGATTGATTGATAGACAGGTTAACAACCACACCTTGGATATGCTTTTTTTGATTATGTGTTGTGAAAGAGAGGTGCAGAGAGACAATTCATAGATACAAAGAAAGTAAAGAGTGAATGAGTGagtgagtgtgtgtgtgtgagatttttatatatatatatataaagaggtaatatattctgttttgttttatttactGTCTTAATATAATACTCCATAAACAGTGAGAAAAATAACCTTTCTCTTATAAAGAGgtaatatattttgttaaaagTAAAGAAGTTGTTTTTTTACATTCATACACCCATTAAGCAATTAACATATTTGGACcattcaatcaaaatttaagTTCATataatttagttaatttaaaagttaatttgATATCTGAATTGTCTAATAATTTTGATTGAACATATAGATGTTACTGAATGCAGTGCTGTTAGAGGCTATCCACTACGATCAAATTTGGTCTTATTAAACACCTTGATAGAGAAAAAATAGGTAGAATGGTGTGAAATAAATGAGATAGGTTAGTAATATGATAGAAAGAGAAAGATAAAGAGAAAATGATTGATATGCTCACCAAAGGGTTATGATGTTTaaatatcatcttttttttattcttagaTCAACCTGCTTAATCGAGGTCTAGTTATCATCAATTGAGTTCAATTTCATGTTTGCTTATGGTCCTATAGGATCTAATCGAACTTGATTGAACCGGATTGAACCACAACTTAACTAGGTTTTGGTTCAACAGATTCGTGTTTTGCTTATTacaaaaaagatattttaattcttatttatttatattatttgccaaatttaatcacaattgaactGTGTTTCTGTAAATACAACTCAATTAGTAGTTGTAGGGGCGTTTAATGTAGCCGCTTTGATGTATTAGAGGAAAacaaatttcttgtattttatttttccactGTTTTCTTATTGTTTTACATTACGGCCGTCCGAATCCAAATGTACGATCTAGATtattttaagtcattttataATTGTGTTGATTTGGACCGTTTGATCTACAATTAACGGCTAGAATTCAAAATTGTGTGAAAAATTACTGCAACAAATCTCGTTGATTCAAATTTATGATTTCTAGGTTATTCACGCCATGTATAATTTTAGCCACTAAacatttttttaccaaaaattaaaGTTGAACTTACCGAAGAGTTAAGTCATAATTCAAAAATCTCACCTGCATTTTGGACAAAATCCTCTCTATTTCCTTTAAGTGAATTTTGatatcattattaaaaaaaaattaactttatttttcaaagttctttGTTTCCATCTCTCTATAGTGAAATGAAGAGAATACTATCCCTGTTTGAACTAATGCAGATATATCCATCTATGACCAtcataacatcatcatcatcatcatcatcattatcaacaCATATATAGATAAATACTTATGAACAAAGCATGCAAAGGAGTTTATTATGTACATATGATATGAACATATCGaagttatatattaattattattatatgattatacACAGGCATTATACATAGATAGGAACATATATATGTGGTTAGAATTCCAATGTAAGTatgggagagagagagagagagagatgaaagagagagagaggcgGCAGATGTGGGGGAGAGGAACTAGAAAGGGACGTGTGCATGGGGTGATAGCTTTCACACACTCACCTGTTGTTTTCAATAGTTAAAGAGGGTCTTGTCTTGTGGTGTGTTTGTTGAACTCAAAACAACTTTTTCAAATAAGTTTTCCTAAATTTCCGAACAAAGGAACAACCAAAACCCCACTAGGCACCAGTAAAACCCTAAATATATACACAGTACTCTCTCTTTTCCGTTTCCTTAGGGCTCCTTGCTCATTCAACAGTCAGTGTAACTATAGAAACTCCATAATAGCTAGCTTCTCCATaacttataatattattatttatgaaaaaGAGATAAACATGCAAGTTTTACTTTTCTTGATTTGACAACTCCCTCTCGCTGAACCCTAACACAGTTCTGATACGCATTTAAGTCAGTAAAAAACATCTCAGTGTGCAGACTTTCCTCTTCCTCTCACCACCATTGTCCTttactatatttatattttatacggtaaaatatatttttagtttttatttttatattgaattttgattttcgtTCCTATACTTTAAAATAACTCTTTTTAGTTCtcaattaattttcagttttgattttagtctcaAATGTTAAGTGAATTAAcaattgactaatgaaaattcaCGTGTCATTGTCACGTTGAATTTTGTTGAAACGTGGCATCCTATGTGAACTGTCacgtcagttttttttttgttttttttttaagatttaaaaCAACATTGCTtagttttttctaaaaaaaaaatagatttaataaaaaaaattgaaaaccaaaactaaaaaataattgaggactaaaaatagtgattttaaatTATAGGGTTCAAAACCAAAACTCAGTATAAAAGTATGaactgaaaacatattttaccctattttatattttcacttaattataattttttacctAATTATTTAGAgtatatattttagattttttttccgCATTATCCCTTTGATTCTCATAGGAAGGGACCCCGATAATTCATAGGAAAGTTTGatcatgattttatttttgtttttgttttcaccaccagtatctgTCCACTGGACTATCTAATCTATTTTGGTGTCAGTTATGGCCGTGATTTCAACCCCTTTTGATTGCAGATGTgcgggatcgaaccgtggtcctctcTATCAAGTTCATTGTCAATCTTCACTGAACTAACTAATGATTGGTAGTCTGACCAAGAATTGTTTCTACCAAAAATTAAACTCTGGTTATTCCAAATAATTTGTCCTAGAGTAAGTTCATTAATCATACAAGTCCAATGTTTTAGTTTATTTCAGgtaagaatattttattttggaatcttttaaaatattcttacattttaaatttttggtgAAATTGATGGTTTTGATCTTTTTAGGATCCATA from Trifolium pratense cultivar HEN17-A07 linkage group LG5, ARS_RC_1.1, whole genome shotgun sequence encodes:
- the LOC123884785 gene encoding axial regulator YABBY 1-like isoform X2, with translation MSSSSSSLSSLDHLPSSEQLCYVHCNICDTILAVSVPCTSLFKTVTVRCGHCTNLLPVNMRALLLPSPNQFHLGHSFFSPTHNLLEEMPNPAPNFLMNHTNAPNEFSMPPRVVADELPRPPIINRPPEKRQRVPSAYNRFIKDEIQRIKSVNPDITHREAFSAAAKNWAHFPHIHFGLMPDQTIKKTNVCQQEGDDQVLMKDGGFYASANLGVSPY
- the LOC123884785 gene encoding axial regulator YABBY 1-like isoform X1 encodes the protein MSSSSSSLSSLDHLPSSEQLCYVHCNICDTILAVSVPCTSLFKTVTVRCGHCTNLLPVNMRALLLPSPNQFHLGHSFFSPTHNLLQEEMPNPAPNFLMNHTNAPNEFSMPPRVVADELPRPPIINRPPEKRQRVPSAYNRFIKDEIQRIKSVNPDITHREAFSAAAKNWAHFPHIHFGLMPDQTIKKTNVCQQEGDDQVLMKDGGFYASANLGVSPY
- the LOC123884785 gene encoding axial regulator YABBY 1-like isoform X3 codes for the protein MSSSSSSLSSLDHLPSSEQLCYVHCNICDTILAVSVPCTSLFKTVTVRCGHCTNLLPVNMRALLLPSPNQFHLGHSFFSPTHNLLQEEMPNPAPNFLMNHTNAPNEFSMPPRVVADELPRPPIINRQKRQRVPSAYNRFIKDEIQRIKSVNPDITHREAFSAAAKNWAHFPHIHFGLMPDQTIKKTNVCQQEGDDQVLMKDGGFYASANLGVSPY